In a single window of the Aminomonas paucivorans DSM 12260 genome:
- a CDS encoding DUF6079 family protein, translating into MKYGDLIQFEPIESVVQLRDADEATVARQLVQTYVISSEMAEKLVSLVVPQLQFDQPMDNKGLLVVGNYGTGKSHLMSVISALAENGDLVAHLNDKSVASAVSGISGRFKVIRAELEATTMPLRDFVCQQLEEHLATWGISFSFPPQEQLLSHKRAFEEMMSAFHQEYPDYGLLVVVDELLDYLRTRDDHQIILDLNFLRILGEVCKDLRFRFMAGVQEAVFESGRFQFVADTLRRVKDRFEQILIARKDVKFVVAERLLKKTVDQQAKIQGYLAPFAKFYGRMNERMDEFVRLFPVHPDYIDTFERITAVEKREVLKTLSLSMKRLLDQNVPEDRPGVIAYDSYWASLREDSSFRTVPDIKSVIDCSMVLESRIQQAFTRPVYTPLATRLIHALSVHRLTTGDIYAPLGATAEELRDGLCLFQPGIEELGGDPADDLLSQVETVLREIHKTVSGQFISSNPDNRQYYLDLKKTDDFDALIEKRAESLDPSQLDRYYYEALRRVMECTDQTYVTGYKIWQHELEWLERKAARQGYLFFGAPNERSTAVPPRDFYLYFLQPFDAPHFKDEKKPEELFLRLVNMDEGFRVALRNYAAALDLASTSSGHAKSAYESKASNSLRDLVQWLQKNMTTAFGATYQGRTKGLTEWVAKGKTIRELSGIQSHERINFRDLVNTIAGVCLDVQFRDQAPEYPFFSVLITGANRPQAAQDALRAIAGQSRTKQATAVLDALELLDGERLDPSRSRYAQYILEVAQKKGPGQVVNRAELIQDVLGVEYLAPQRLRLEPEWVVVVLAALVYAGEVVLSVPGRKFDATDLAQLAGTGIDELTQFKHIERPKDWNLPALKALFELLDLIPGMAQLVTQGKDEPVQALQKAVTNAVERLVLVQRSMQTGLFFWGRSLLGEEEVKKLRAKLDETKVFLESLQVYTTTGKLKNFRYDVSEVTAQRNGLESLAEIRSLEELVGDLGSMASYLFTAEAVLPAGHEWIDKMRATRGEILDQIGDPAKRSAAAFRQQTKAKLGDLKRAYRQAYLSLHAKARLGVNEDKRKARLAVDERLKNLQKLSTIDLMPRQHLSDFQSRLAELKSCFVLTEQELEASPVCPHCNFKPGAEPPTVPASATLDALDGELDKLVEDWTRTLLANLDDPATRENLSLLKPEPRVLVDGFIKKRALPDDLDPHFLHALQEVLSGLTKVSVKTADLRNALLLGGSPATPTEMRKRFEEYLDGLVKGQEPGKVRIVLE; encoded by the coding sequence ATGAAATACGGAGACTTGATCCAGTTCGAGCCTATCGAGTCCGTGGTCCAGCTGCGGGATGCCGACGAGGCCACCGTTGCCCGACAGCTTGTCCAGACCTACGTAATCTCCTCGGAAATGGCCGAGAAGTTGGTCAGCCTGGTCGTCCCTCAGCTTCAGTTCGACCAGCCCATGGATAACAAAGGGTTACTGGTCGTGGGCAACTACGGCACCGGAAAATCGCACCTCATGTCCGTGATCTCCGCCCTGGCTGAAAACGGCGACCTCGTGGCGCACCTGAACGATAAGAGCGTGGCAAGCGCCGTGAGCGGGATCAGCGGGCGCTTCAAGGTGATCCGGGCGGAACTGGAAGCGACCACAATGCCTCTGCGCGATTTTGTGTGCCAACAGCTTGAGGAGCACCTCGCCACATGGGGAATCTCGTTTTCGTTCCCACCACAAGAACAACTTTTGAGCCATAAGCGAGCCTTTGAAGAGATGATGTCTGCGTTTCACCAAGAGTACCCCGATTATGGATTGCTTGTTGTGGTAGACGAATTGCTTGACTATTTGAGAACCCGAGACGACCACCAGATTATTCTGGATCTCAATTTTCTCCGTATTTTGGGTGAAGTATGCAAGGACTTGCGATTTCGTTTTATGGCGGGTGTCCAAGAGGCGGTTTTTGAATCAGGGCGTTTTCAGTTTGTTGCAGACACGCTCCGCCGGGTGAAGGACCGCTTCGAGCAGATCCTCATCGCCCGCAAGGACGTCAAGTTCGTGGTGGCCGAGCGTCTGCTCAAAAAGACCGTCGACCAGCAGGCGAAAATCCAGGGGTACCTGGCTCCTTTTGCCAAGTTTTATGGCCGGATGAACGAGCGCATGGACGAATTCGTGCGCCTCTTTCCCGTTCACCCCGACTACATCGACACCTTCGAACGGATCACCGCAGTGGAAAAACGCGAGGTACTCAAGACCCTGTCCCTGTCCATGAAGCGGCTCCTGGACCAGAACGTGCCAGAAGACCGGCCTGGAGTCATCGCCTATGACAGCTACTGGGCCAGCCTGCGCGAGGACTCGTCCTTCCGCACCGTTCCGGACATCAAGTCGGTCATTGATTGCAGCATGGTGCTGGAGTCGCGCATCCAGCAGGCCTTCACCCGTCCTGTCTACACCCCGCTGGCGACCCGACTCATCCACGCACTCTCGGTCCACCGGCTTACGACGGGCGATATCTACGCTCCTTTGGGTGCGACGGCGGAGGAGCTGCGCGACGGATTGTGTCTCTTCCAACCGGGTATCGAGGAACTAGGCGGAGATCCGGCCGATGACCTGCTTTCTCAGGTGGAGACCGTCCTGCGGGAAATCCACAAGACGGTGAGCGGGCAGTTCATTTCGTCCAATCCGGATAACCGCCAGTATTACCTGGACCTCAAGAAGACCGACGACTTCGACGCGCTGATCGAGAAGCGGGCCGAGAGCCTCGATCCTTCGCAACTCGACCGCTACTACTACGAAGCGCTCCGGCGAGTCATGGAGTGCACGGATCAGACCTACGTCACGGGCTACAAGATCTGGCAGCACGAGCTTGAATGGCTGGAGCGCAAGGCCGCGCGACAGGGATACCTTTTCTTCGGTGCCCCCAACGAGCGCTCCACCGCGGTGCCGCCGCGAGACTTCTACCTCTATTTCCTCCAGCCCTTTGACGCGCCGCATTTCAAGGACGAGAAAAAACCCGAAGAGCTGTTCCTGCGCCTGGTGAACATGGATGAGGGATTTCGCGTCGCCCTTCGAAACTACGCCGCCGCCCTGGACCTTGCATCCACCTCGTCGGGTCATGCCAAGTCCGCCTACGAATCCAAGGCATCGAATTCCCTGCGCGATCTCGTCCAGTGGCTCCAAAAGAACATGACCACGGCTTTTGGGGCCACCTATCAGGGAAGGACCAAAGGGCTGACCGAATGGGTCGCCAAGGGGAAAACGATCCGAGAGCTATCTGGCATCCAATCCCATGAACGAATCAACTTCCGCGATTTGGTGAACACCATCGCGGGTGTTTGCCTTGACGTACAGTTCCGGGATCAGGCTCCCGAATACCCGTTCTTCTCGGTGCTCATCACGGGAGCGAACCGACCCCAGGCTGCGCAGGACGCCCTGCGTGCCATCGCCGGACAGAGTCGCACCAAACAGGCCACGGCGGTGCTGGATGCCCTGGAGCTTCTCGACGGGGAGCGCCTGGATCCCTCCCGGTCCAGATACGCTCAATACATCCTTGAAGTTGCCCAAAAAAAGGGGCCCGGACAGGTCGTCAACCGAGCCGAGCTGATCCAAGACGTTCTTGGCGTGGAATACCTGGCACCGCAACGGTTGCGCCTCGAACCCGAATGGGTCGTGGTGGTGCTGGCAGCACTGGTCTACGCCGGCGAGGTGGTCCTCTCCGTCCCGGGCAGGAAGTTCGATGCCACGGATCTGGCGCAACTGGCCGGGACGGGCATCGACGAACTGACCCAGTTCAAGCACATCGAACGGCCCAAGGATTGGAACCTCCCGGCACTCAAGGCGCTTTTCGAACTGCTCGACCTCATACCGGGCATGGCGCAACTGGTTACCCAGGGCAAGGACGAACCGGTTCAGGCGCTGCAGAAGGCCGTCACCAACGCCGTCGAGCGGCTGGTGCTGGTGCAGCGGAGCATGCAGACCGGATTGTTCTTCTGGGGCCGCAGCCTGCTGGGTGAAGAGGAGGTCAAGAAGCTCCGCGCGAAACTGGACGAGACCAAGGTCTTTCTCGAATCCCTTCAGGTCTACACCACCACCGGTAAGCTCAAGAACTTTCGCTACGATGTCTCGGAAGTGACCGCACAACGGAACGGACTCGAATCCCTTGCCGAAATCAGGTCGCTTGAGGAACTGGTGGGGGATCTCGGCTCGATGGCCTCGTACCTCTTCACCGCCGAGGCCGTCCTGCCCGCCGGACATGAATGGATCGACAAGATGAGGGCTACGCGGGGCGAAATCCTCGACCAGATCGGGGACCCGGCCAAGCGGAGCGCTGCGGCATTCCGCCAGCAGACGAAGGCAAAGCTCGGCGACCTCAAGAGGGCCTACCGGCAGGCCTACCTTTCCCTGCACGCCAAAGCGCGTCTCGGGGTGAACGAGGACAAGCGCAAGGCTCGGCTCGCGGTTGACGAGCGGCTTAAGAACCTGCAGAAACTCTCCACCATCGACCTGATGCCCCGTCAGCACCTCTCGGATTTCCAGAGCCGGCTTGCCGAATTGAAGAGCTGCTTTGTGCTCACGGAACAGGAACTGGAGGCGTCGCCGGTCTGCCCGCATTGCAACTTCAAGCCGGGCGCGGAACCGCCCACGGTCCCTGCTTCGGCGACGCTGGATGCCCTGGACGGGGAGCTCGACAAGCTCGTGGAGGATTGGACCCGGACGCTGCTTGCCAACCTCGATGATCCCGCCACCAGGGAGAACCTGAGCCTGCTCAAGCCTGAGCCGCGCGTGCTGGTGGACGGCTTCATCAAAAAGCGGGCCCTGCCGGACGACCTGGATCCGCATTTTCTCCACGCCCTGCAGGAAGTGCTTTCCGGCCTCACCAAGGTCTCGGTCAAGACCGCGGACCTGCGCAACGCCCTGCTCTTGGGCGGCTCCCCGGCCACCCCGACGGAGATGAGGAAGCGGTTCGAGGAATACCTGGACGGGTTGGTCAAAGGCCAAGAACCCGGCAAGGTAAGAATCGTGCTGGAGTAG
- a CDS encoding DNA methyltransferase: protein MKNDPNNQSDLFQTSPSASDSGSVECLGMTFPSDEARRKHFLALLREKLQEPEFRKGEGFPIGSDEDILALSDPPYYTACPNPWIADFVSHYGKPYDPSTPYRREPFAVDVSEGKTDPIYKAHSYHTKVPHLAIMPSILHYTEPGDVVLDGFCGSGMTGVAAQMCSHRGVVESLGYRVDDDGTILRREAAENGEADWKPVSKLGSRRVVLNDLSPAATFIAANYTLPFDVREFARAGRRILDEVESEIGWMYRTLRTDEKGATGESPETWAKALDACRTTEEIRFLLASRPSAFGTVEYTVWSEVFTCPDCSGEVVFLDEALDDETKRVRETFPCPHCGSELTKKRLERCVETRLDPQSHTTIRTPKRRPSLISYGMGKKRHEKVPDAFDLKVLKKIEELPFPQELPTDRMMHAPEDEENWGDKWRAGTASFTHVHHLFLPRAAHALALLWRKAIAHPDARMRNMLLFFVEQAIWTTSVLNRYQPQGYKQVNKYLPGVYYLPSQNCELSPWYAIAARGERIAKTFTNFSSMQGNTGISTNTATCLRVPDEGIDYIFTDPPFGDNLAYGELNFLVESFHRCFTNMEQEAIVSPHQKKGLSEYQGLMRRCFAEYCRVLKPGRWMTVVFHNSRNAVWTAIQESLQVAGFVVADVRVLDKQQGSFNQAVATGSVKQDLVISAYKPNGGLEDRFKLEAGTENGVWDFVRTHLRQLPVFVSRDGLAEVVAERQNYLLFDRMVAFHVQRGVTVPLSAAEFYAGLPQRFSERDRMYFLPEQTAEYDKKRLTVREVLQLQFFVIDESSAIQWLRQQLLNKPQTFQELHPQFLKEIGGWQKHEKPLELSELLEQNFLRYDGKGEVPNSIHGYLSSNFKELRNLPKDDENLRTKAKDRWYVPDPNKARDLEGASRNPTICD, encoded by the coding sequence ATGAAGAACGATCCCAACAACCAGAGCGATCTCTTTCAAACGTCCCCATCCGCGAGCGATTCGGGATCTGTGGAATGCCTGGGCATGACGTTTCCCAGCGATGAGGCGCGGCGAAAGCACTTCCTTGCCCTTCTGCGGGAGAAACTCCAGGAACCGGAGTTCCGAAAGGGCGAAGGATTCCCCATCGGCTCGGACGAGGACATCCTGGCGCTGTCCGATCCGCCCTACTACACCGCCTGCCCGAACCCCTGGATTGCCGACTTCGTCAGCCACTACGGCAAGCCCTACGACCCGAGCACGCCCTACCGCCGGGAGCCCTTCGCCGTGGATGTGAGCGAGGGAAAGACGGACCCCATCTACAAGGCCCATTCGTACCACACGAAGGTGCCCCATCTGGCGATCATGCCGTCCATTCTGCACTACACCGAACCGGGGGATGTGGTTTTGGACGGGTTTTGCGGTTCGGGCATGACGGGGGTGGCCGCGCAGATGTGCAGCCACCGGGGGGTGGTCGAATCGCTGGGCTACCGGGTGGACGACGACGGAACCATCCTGCGGCGGGAGGCTGCCGAAAACGGCGAGGCGGACTGGAAACCCGTTTCGAAGCTTGGTTCACGCAGAGTCGTGCTGAACGACCTGTCCCCCGCCGCGACGTTCATCGCCGCCAACTACACCCTGCCCTTTGACGTCCGGGAGTTCGCCCGCGCGGGAAGACGGATCCTCGATGAAGTGGAAAGCGAAATCGGATGGATGTACCGGACGCTCCGGACCGATGAAAAAGGGGCGACCGGCGAATCGCCGGAAACCTGGGCCAAAGCGCTCGATGCCTGCCGGACGACGGAAGAAATCCGTTTCCTTCTCGCTTCTCGGCCCTCGGCGTTCGGCACCGTCGAGTACACCGTCTGGAGCGAGGTGTTCACCTGTCCCGACTGCTCGGGGGAAGTGGTTTTCCTGGACGAAGCCCTCGACGACGAGACCAAGCGCGTCCGGGAAACCTTTCCGTGCCCCCACTGCGGGAGCGAATTGACCAAGAAGCGCCTGGAGCGTTGTGTGGAAACGCGCCTCGATCCTCAATCCCATACAACCATTCGCACCCCGAAACGGCGGCCGTCGCTGATCTCGTATGGGATGGGGAAAAAGCGACATGAAAAGGTCCCGGATGCATTCGACCTGAAGGTTCTCAAGAAGATTGAAGAACTGCCTTTCCCGCAGGAATTGCCTACCGACCGGATGATGCACGCCCCGGAAGACGAAGAGAATTGGGGGGATAAATGGCGTGCGGGCACCGCTTCCTTCACCCACGTCCATCATCTGTTCCTGCCCCGGGCCGCCCACGCATTAGCCCTGCTTTGGCGCAAGGCCATTGCGCATCCCGACGCGAGAATGCGGAATATGTTGCTGTTCTTTGTGGAGCAGGCGATATGGACAACATCCGTGCTTAATAGATACCAACCGCAAGGATATAAGCAGGTTAACAAATATTTGCCGGGGGTATATTACTTACCCTCTCAAAATTGTGAATTATCGCCGTGGTATGCGATAGCTGCTCGTGGGGAGCGAATTGCCAAGACGTTCACAAACTTCTCCTCGATGCAGGGAAATACTGGGATTTCTACGAACACAGCAACTTGTCTTAGAGTGCCGGATGAAGGAATCGACTACATCTTCACTGACCCACCTTTCGGAGATAATCTGGCCTACGGAGAATTGAATTTCCTCGTCGAATCCTTCCATCGATGCTTCACCAACATGGAGCAGGAAGCCATCGTCAGCCCCCACCAGAAAAAGGGGCTTTCCGAATACCAGGGACTCATGCGCCGATGCTTTGCGGAGTATTGTCGTGTGCTGAAACCGGGACGATGGATGACCGTGGTGTTTCACAACTCCCGTAACGCGGTCTGGACCGCCATTCAGGAGTCTCTGCAAGTTGCCGGATTCGTCGTCGCCGACGTCCGGGTCCTGGATAAGCAACAAGGCTCGTTCAACCAGGCTGTCGCAACAGGTTCGGTCAAGCAGGATCTCGTCATTTCCGCCTACAAACCCAACGGGGGGCTGGAAGACCGATTCAAGCTGGAGGCGGGGACGGAGAACGGGGTCTGGGACTTCGTCCGCACCCATCTGCGCCAACTGCCGGTGTTTGTATCCCGGGACGGTCTGGCCGAAGTGGTTGCCGAACGCCAGAATTACCTGCTCTTCGACCGCATGGTGGCCTTCCACGTCCAGCGCGGCGTCACCGTGCCCCTGTCCGCGGCGGAGTTCTATGCCGGGCTGCCCCAGCGCTTTTCTGAGCGGGACCGCATGTACTTTCTTCCCGAGCAGACCGCCGAGTACGACAAAAAGCGGCTGACCGTCCGGGAGGTCTTGCAGCTCCAGTTTTTCGTCATCGACGAGTCTTCGGCCATCCAGTGGCTCCGGCAGCAGCTTCTGAACAAGCCCCAGACCTTCCAGGAACTCCATCCGCAGTTCCTCAAAGAGATCGGCGGCTGGCAAAAGCACGAGAAGCCGTTGGAGCTCTCCGAGCTGCTGGAACAAAACTTTCTTCGCTATGACGGCAAGGGAGAGGTGCCAAACTCGATCCATGGCTACCTCTCGTCGAATTTCAAAGAGCTTCGCAACCTCCCCAAGGACGACGAGAACCTCCGCACCAAGGCCAAGGACCGTTGGTATGTGCCCGACCCCAACAAGGCCAGAGATCTGGAGGGCGCCTCTAGAAATCCGACCATCTGCGACTGA
- a CDS encoding IS5 family transposase: MRQGKLFFEEMAYQRLDKGKDPLVTLAETVDWRIFEEPLRAFRESLRTTDSPAGRKPFDPLLMFKILVLQSLYNLSDDAMEYQIRDRLSFQRFCDLSLEDRVPDAKTLWLFREQLTQAGLVELLFARFDEALRQMGLEARKGQIVDASLVSVPIQRNSREENRQIREGNPPQEWSEAKSRQKDTEARWTVKNGKSTFGYKNHIEADVSCKLIRRYAVTPASVHDSQVFKELLDPGNTSKDVWADAAYRSASHLEYLRQEGYREHIQRKGTSGHPLTGWEKQGNRTRSRTRSRVEHIFAAQKQQAGTLLLRSIGLARAKARIGLRNLIYNLQRFTYLVTQVYVWA, translated from the coding sequence ATGCGCCAGGGGAAACTGTTCTTCGAAGAGATGGCCTATCAGCGACTGGACAAGGGTAAGGATCCCTTGGTGACCCTTGCGGAGACGGTGGACTGGCGTATTTTCGAAGAACCCCTTCGGGCCTTCCGGGAGAGCCTGCGGACCACCGACTCCCCTGCGGGTCGCAAACCCTTCGACCCCCTGTTGATGTTCAAGATCCTGGTGCTCCAGTCCTTGTACAACCTGTCGGACGACGCCATGGAATACCAGATTCGAGACCGCCTCTCCTTCCAGCGCTTCTGCGATCTTTCCCTGGAGGACCGGGTCCCCGACGCCAAGACGCTGTGGCTGTTTCGGGAACAGTTGACCCAAGCGGGTCTGGTGGAACTCCTCTTCGCCCGGTTCGATGAAGCCCTTCGCCAGATGGGGTTGGAGGCCCGGAAGGGACAGATCGTGGATGCCTCCCTGGTCAGCGTCCCCATCCAGAGAAACAGCCGGGAGGAGAACCGACAGATTCGGGAAGGCAACCCACCCCAGGAATGGAGCGAAGCCAAGTCTCGCCAGAAGGACACCGAAGCGAGATGGACTGTGAAGAACGGCAAGAGCACCTTCGGGTACAAGAACCACATCGAGGCGGACGTCTCCTGCAAACTCATTCGGCGTTATGCCGTCACCCCCGCCTCGGTGCACGACAGCCAGGTTTTCAAGGAATTGCTGGATCCCGGGAACACCAGCAAAGACGTCTGGGCAGATGCGGCCTACCGTTCCGCTTCCCACCTGGAGTACCTGCGCCAGGAGGGGTACCGGGAGCACATCCAGAGGAAGGGGACCTCGGGGCACCCCCTGACCGGATGGGAGAAACAGGGCAACCGCACCCGATCTCGAACCCGCAGCCGGGTGGAACACATCTTTGCGGCCCAGAAACAGCAGGCGGGGACCCTTCTGCTGCGCAGCATCGGCCTGGCCCGAGCAAAGGCCCGCATCGGCCTTCGCAACCTGATCTACAACCTCCAGCGCTTCACCTACTTGGTGACGCAGGTCTACGTATGGGCCTGA
- a CDS encoding ATP-binding protein, which translates to MDRSEHEIKTILDRGETLITEFKSDTKRLPDRDLVAAVVAMANTEGGLILLGVEDDGSVTGVQPSHRDTTGLKALIANRTSPSVAISTEIIERDETRILAITVPKSRSIVSTTDGLVVRRRLMASGSPEAVPFYPHEFIQRQASLGLVDPSAMPLVSLSAEDLNPLERQRIREAIRRYGGDTTLLPLADEELDGALGLVTVVEGVRRPTVAGLLLLGHEETIRRHIPAHEVAFQVLEGTGVHVNEFFRKPLLQTFEEVELRFKARVVEQEIQVGLFRVPIPNYDRRAFREGFVNALVHRDYARLGAVHVRLDDDGLAIVSPGGFIEGVTLHNLLVAPPRSRNPILVDVVKRIGLAERTGRGIDRIYEGMLRYGRPEPDYSMSDAFSVALCMSRADGDPSFLEMVLAYESRTNGSMPLDSLIILSRLHQERRLTTADLAASTQKPESSTRATLEKLLEAGMIEAQGTGRGRSYMLGAKVYKKTGQKAAYVRQAGFDSLQQEQMVLAYIGKHGSIKRGEAMELCRLTGPQAYYLLHRLAQQGKIRKQGERRHALYTREP; encoded by the coding sequence ATGGACAGGAGCGAACACGAAATCAAGACGATCCTGGATCGGGGAGAGACCCTGATAACCGAGTTTAAAAGCGACACCAAGAGGTTGCCGGATCGCGATCTTGTGGCGGCGGTGGTGGCCATGGCCAATACCGAAGGTGGACTGATTCTTTTGGGAGTCGAGGATGACGGAAGCGTTACGGGCGTTCAGCCCAGTCATCGAGATACCACGGGACTCAAGGCGCTGATCGCCAACCGCACCAGCCCATCGGTAGCCATCTCCACGGAAATCATCGAGCGGGACGAGACGAGGATTCTCGCCATCACCGTGCCGAAGTCTCGTTCCATCGTGTCAACCACGGACGGACTCGTGGTGCGTCGCCGCCTCATGGCTTCCGGCAGCCCCGAGGCCGTGCCCTTTTACCCTCACGAGTTTATCCAGCGCCAGGCCAGCTTGGGGTTGGTTGATCCCTCGGCCATGCCTCTGGTGTCCCTCAGCGCCGAAGACCTGAACCCCCTTGAACGACAACGCATACGCGAAGCCATCCGCCGCTACGGCGGTGATACGACGCTCCTGCCTTTGGCCGACGAAGAACTGGACGGGGCATTGGGGCTTGTGACGGTCGTGGAGGGGGTTCGCCGCCCGACCGTTGCGGGGTTGCTCCTTCTGGGGCACGAAGAAACGATCCGTCGGCATATTCCCGCCCACGAAGTCGCCTTTCAGGTCCTGGAGGGGACAGGGGTCCACGTCAACGAGTTCTTCCGCAAACCCCTTCTGCAAACCTTCGAGGAAGTGGAGCTGCGTTTCAAGGCCCGGGTTGTGGAACAGGAAATCCAAGTCGGCCTTTTTCGGGTACCCATCCCCAACTATGACCGCCGGGCCTTTCGGGAAGGGTTCGTCAATGCGCTGGTCCATCGGGACTATGCGCGATTGGGTGCCGTGCACGTGCGGCTGGATGACGACGGTCTCGCCATTGTCAGTCCGGGAGGGTTCATCGAAGGCGTGACCCTGCACAATCTGCTGGTGGCACCGCCGCGCTCCCGGAATCCTATCCTGGTCGATGTGGTCAAAAGAATCGGCCTGGCCGAACGCACCGGACGAGGCATCGACCGGATTTATGAAGGGATGCTGCGTTATGGCCGACCGGAGCCGGACTACTCCATGTCGGACGCTTTTTCCGTGGCGTTGTGCATGTCTCGCGCCGATGGGGATCCCTCTTTTCTTGAGATGGTCCTTGCCTATGAGTCGCGCACCAATGGGTCGATGCCCCTCGATAGCTTGATCATCCTTTCCCGGTTGCATCAGGAACGCCGCCTCACCACAGCCGATTTGGCCGCAAGCACCCAGAAACCGGAATCCTCGACGCGCGCTACCCTTGAAAAGCTGTTGGAGGCCGGGATGATCGAAGCGCAGGGCACGGGGCGCGGACGATCCTATATGCTTGGTGCCAAGGTTTACAAGAAAACCGGTCAGAAGGCAGCCTATGTCCGACAGGCCGGTTTCGATTCCCTCCAGCAGGAGCAGATGGTGCTGGCCTACATCGGGAAACATGGTTCCATCAAACGGGGCGAGGCGATGGAGTTGTGCCGGTTGACGGGTCCCCAGGCCTACTACCTGCTTCATCGTCTCGCCCAACAAGGGAAGATCCGCAAGCAGGGGGAAAGGCGCCATGCGCTCTATACACGAGAACCATAA
- a CDS encoding DUF3800 domain-containing protein: MHFYYLDEAGCTGCDFTNQEQPIFVLGGISVRDEGWNSTQEAMVAIIKSYFGGAIPGNFELHATQLLSPNGDGHFEGHERERRNKLAKDILGLLAGRSHDVHLYAIDKSKLNSISCGVEMPYNTKTPYYLAYDYLMTYINWFLKTKLGQSARGMLIIDAKDQYHAEIERITRIRRFEGPVSRRIKWIVEFSYPIDSKKNPMVQLSDLIVFCSKKFLEIDGGYRETYPENVKKFYAECYMLIHNRIRRKGLVDREGRDMGQMNSFLRDIQSKPVDRWKKKYNI; encoded by the coding sequence ATGCACTTTTATTATTTGGACGAGGCTGGTTGTACCGGATGTGACTTCACAAACCAAGAACAACCTATATTTGTCCTTGGTGGCATAAGCGTGCGCGATGAAGGCTGGAACTCCACGCAAGAGGCGATGGTGGCGATAATTAAGAGTTATTTTGGTGGAGCAATTCCTGGTAATTTTGAATTACACGCAACGCAACTGCTTTCTCCAAATGGAGATGGGCATTTTGAAGGTCATGAGAGAGAGCGTCGAAACAAACTCGCGAAGGATATCCTTGGTTTATTGGCTGGACGTAGCCACGATGTCCACTTGTACGCCATAGATAAGTCTAAGTTGAATTCTATTTCCTGCGGCGTGGAGATGCCCTACAATACCAAAACACCCTATTATTTGGCATACGATTACCTAATGACGTACATCAATTGGTTTTTGAAGACAAAACTTGGTCAATCAGCTCGCGGTATGCTCATCATCGATGCAAAAGACCAGTATCATGCCGAAATTGAGCGAATTACCCGGATAAGACGTTTTGAAGGACCTGTATCCCGTCGTATTAAGTGGATTGTGGAGTTTAGCTACCCTATAGATTCTAAAAAGAACCCAATGGTTCAGTTGTCGGACTTGATTGTGTTTTGTTCCAAAAAATTTCTGGAAATCGACGGTGGTTATCGCGAAACCTACCCGGAAAATGTAAAAAAATTCTACGCAGAGTGTTATATGCTGATACACAATCGTATTCGAAGGAAGGGCCTGGTTGACCGAGAAGGGCGAGACATGGGCCAAATGAATAGTTTTCTGAGGGATATTCAGTCAAAGCCGGTTGATCGATGGAAAAAGAAATACAATATTTGA